The genomic stretch GCACCTCCGCCGTCCGCCGGCCGGTGAACGAGCGGTGGCCCGCCCACAGCTCCGCGTAGCCCTCCGGGTCGTTGTGGTGCAGCAGGGCCACGCCCATCTGGGCCAGCAGCCCCTGGCACAGCGCGTCCTGCGGGCGCTCGGCGAACCGCGGGGCCAGCGTCGAGGCGGCCAGCGCCACGGTGGTGCTCAGCTGCCAGAAGTCCTCGGGCAGCCGCGACTCGTCGTCCAGGTCGGTGAGCGCGACGGTGGCCATGGTGCGCACGGTGGCGAAGCCGATCACGGTGACCGCGAACTGCAGCGAGGTGACCCGGCCGCGCATCCCGTAGAAGGCGGAGTTGGCCAGCTTCATCACCCGCCCGGCCAGCGCGACGTCCGCGCTCAGCACGTGCGACAGCTCCGCGGCGCTGGCCTGCTCGGAGTTCGCCACCGAGACGATCTGCGCCGCCACCGGCCGCTGGGCGGCCATCGTGTCGATGCTGGCCAGCACCCGCTCCAGGTCGAACATCGGCGCGGCGGCGAGGGGGGTGGTCACGAGGGCTCCAGGTCGAGCGGTCGGGGCGGGGCCGGCGGTACGGGGTGAGCGGGTCGTTCGCGAGGCGGTCACCGTTGGCCGGCCGCGGCGAACCAGGCGGTCGCCTCGGCGGCGGCCAGCGGGGCGGCCAGGCTGAACCCCTGCAGGTAGGTGGCGCCGAGCTCGGCGAGCAGGCGGGCCTGCGCCGGGGTCTCCACGCCCTCGGCGACCGTGCACAGCCCCAGGTTGTGCGCCAGCGCGATCACCGCGGAGGTGATCTCGGCGTGCCCGTCGGCGAGCTCGGCGACGAAGGACCGGTCGACCTTGAGGCAGTCGACGGGCAGGTGCCGGAGGTAGGCCAGCGACGAGTAGCCGGTGCCGAAGTCGTCGATGGAGATCTGGCACCCCAGGTCGCGCAGCGCCTGCAGCACCTCCCGGGCGGACGCCGGGTCCTTCATCAGCGCCGACTCGGTGATCTCGATGGAGAGCCGGTCGGCCGAGAGCCGGTGCCGGCGCAGCGCGGAGGCCACGTGGTCGTGCAGGTTGCCGTCCAGCTGGAGGGCGGAGACGTTGACGTGCGCGCGGCGCGGCGCGGCGGCGCCCAGCTCCCGGTCCCACTCGGCGAGCTGCCGGCAGGTCTCGTCCAGGACGAGCAGCCCGAGGGCGGCCACCAGGCCGCTCTCCTCGGCCAGCGGCACGAAGACGCCGGGGCTGATCGAGCCACGCTCGGCGTGCTGCCACCGGGCGAGGGACTCCACCGACGTCGCGGTGCCGACGACGGCGTCGAAGATCGGCTGGTACATCAGGGTGATCTCGCGCCGCTCGATCGCCGACCGCAGCTCGGCGACCAGCCGCAGCTTGTCCCGGGCCTGGGCACGCGCGTCGGAGTCGAGCACGGTGATCCGGCCCTTGCCGCCGGTCTTCGCCTGGTACATGGCGATGT from Modestobacter roseus encodes the following:
- a CDS encoding HDOD domain-containing protein, translated to MTTPLAAAPMFDLERVLASIDTMAAQRPVAAQIVSVANSEQASAAELSHVLSADVALAGRVMKLANSAFYGMRGRVTSLQFAVTVIGFATVRTMATVALTDLDDESRLPEDFWQLSTTVALAASTLAPRFAERPQDALCQGLLAQMGVALLHHNDPEGYAELWAGHRSFTGRRTAEVQQYGISALRLTSVALEQWGFPPDMVTPLKQVDDLGSFAGALLRAAFEVGARLTDDDHEEQNITALTCGQLRERDVQPILSQVRTDAEELRSALLG